The Nitrospira sp. genome has a window encoding:
- a CDS encoding SDR family oxidoreductase — protein MRTSRPTTSSHSAADPAAFLSTARVLLTGASGYIGGRLLPSLENRGYRLRCLARRPEILKPKVGPSTEVVAGNVLERASLDNALHGIDVAYYMVHSMSSAGSFEETDRQAAWNFSEAAKAAGVKGLIYVGGLGSDEEELSTHLRSRHEVGDILRRSGLPVCEFRASAVIGSGSASFELVRALVERLPIMFTPKWVKGKAQPIGIDDLLDYLIESLQIPLSQYRIYEVGGSDKVSYADMMHAYGRQRGLTPLIIPLPVLTPWLSALWLGLITPLYARVGRAIIESIVHVTVVRDNTALTTFSVRPMGIDEAIRRALAHEETHFSATRWSDSLSSSGSPQSWGGVRFGTRIVDSRTLTVEAPPDAVFRCIERIGGNHGWYACNWLWRVRGFLDLLQGGVGMGRGRPSSTTLRIGDTVDSFRVESIEPNRQLRLKSEMNLPGRAWLEFEVTETGSSTQIRQTAIFDPVGLKGQLYWYSLYIPHEFVFNGMLRGIAQAALREMKQLDMAHRPNGQTATPNHR, from the coding sequence GTGCGTACATCGCGACCCACAACTTCAAGTCACTCGGCAGCGGACCCTGCGGCATTCCTAAGTACCGCCCGCGTCCTTCTGACGGGCGCAAGTGGCTACATCGGCGGGCGGCTCTTACCGTCTTTGGAGAATCGGGGCTACCGCCTGCGCTGTCTGGCCAGACGCCCCGAGATTCTGAAGCCGAAGGTTGGTCCATCAACGGAAGTTGTCGCGGGTAACGTGCTCGAGCGAGCGAGTCTCGACAACGCGTTGCACGGGATCGACGTAGCCTACTACATGGTCCATTCCATGAGTTCGGCTGGCTCGTTCGAGGAGACTGACCGGCAAGCAGCGTGGAACTTTAGTGAGGCAGCGAAGGCAGCGGGTGTGAAGGGTCTGATCTATGTGGGAGGCTTAGGCAGCGACGAGGAGGAGCTGTCAACACATCTACGCAGTCGGCACGAGGTTGGAGACATCTTGAGGCGGTCAGGACTCCCCGTGTGTGAGTTTCGCGCATCGGCCGTGATCGGTTCCGGTAGTGCCTCGTTTGAATTGGTTCGAGCGCTGGTCGAACGCCTGCCGATCATGTTCACACCGAAATGGGTCAAGGGGAAGGCGCAACCAATCGGAATCGACGACTTGCTGGACTATCTGATTGAGTCGCTCCAGATTCCCCTCTCCCAATACCGTATCTACGAAGTCGGCGGGTCGGACAAAGTCTCCTATGCAGATATGATGCATGCGTACGGGCGGCAACGTGGACTCACACCTCTCATCATCCCGCTGCCGGTCCTCACCCCTTGGCTGTCTGCACTGTGGCTAGGGCTGATCACGCCGCTCTACGCGCGCGTCGGCCGAGCGATTATTGAGAGTATTGTTCATGTCACGGTGGTACGGGACAATACTGCGCTGACAACCTTCTCTGTACGTCCGATGGGAATCGATGAAGCCATTCGCCGGGCCTTGGCCCATGAAGAGACCCATTTCTCCGCCACACGCTGGTCCGACTCGCTCTCATCGTCCGGCTCGCCACAGTCGTGGGGAGGCGTACGGTTCGGCACGCGCATCGTCGATTCACGTACGTTAACAGTGGAAGCGCCACCTGACGCCGTCTTCAGGTGCATTGAGAGGATCGGCGGTAACCATGGTTGGTACGCCTGCAACTGGCTGTGGCGGGTGCGCGGCTTCCTCGACCTACTCCAAGGAGGAGTCGGCATGGGGCGCGGACGGCCTTCATCGACGACACTCCGCATCGGCGACACCGTCGACTCCTTTCGGGTCGAATCGATTGAGCCGAATCGCCAACTGCGGCTCAAATCCGAGATGAATTTGCCCGGGAGGGCATGGCTGGAGTTTGAGGTGACGGAGACCGGCTCCTCCACTCAGATACGGCAGACAGCGATCTTTGATCCAGTGGGACTGAAAGGCCAACTGTACTGGTATTCCCTCTACATCCCACACGAGTTTGTCTTCAATGGGATGTTACGGGGAATCGCACAAGCAGCGTTACGAGAAATGAAACAGCTCGATATGGCGCACAGGCCAAATGGGCAGACGGCAACGCCGAACCATCGTTGA
- a CDS encoding NapC/NirT family cytochrome c has translation MARKLRRYLHETGGLQLIGALIMVGASSVVFGGEHALSRTEFCVSCHSQTYPYEELKKSSHYGALGADPGCKDCHVPQGLESFHGVEENTRGRLT, from the coding sequence ATGGCACGAAAATTACGGCGATACCTACACGAGACCGGCGGGTTGCAGCTGATCGGCGCACTTATCATGGTTGGAGCGAGCTCTGTGGTGTTCGGCGGAGAGCATGCACTCTCCAGGACCGAATTCTGCGTCAGCTGCCACTCCCAGACCTACCCTTATGAGGAGCTGAAGAAATCTTCACACTATGGCGCGCTAGGGGCCGATCCAGGCTGCAAGGACTGCCATGTTCCCCAAGGCTTAGAGAGCTTCCATGGTGTTGAAGAAAACACAAGAGGAAGACTGACCTAA
- a CDS encoding SUMF1/EgtB/PvdO family nonheme iron enzyme: MVVVTVLALMHSPTVEAVPGTREADPVPMVTIPAGEFLMGNPEGKGRADESPQRSVYLDEYAIDQVEVTNERYMAFVKSIGHRTPPNPYGTGTLQSIEGIEQLPVVQTTWYDAKAYCSWAKKRLPTEAEWEKAARGTDGRLYPWGNQLPTATRANFDREWEDEQTLHAVGTLPGGDSPYGVKDMAGNAREWVSDWYDAEYYQHAPNRNPQGPDKKGVVRSIRGGSWHSPASDITTSARGRGGFALQTHGTGFRCVRGLATKNQK; this comes from the coding sequence ATGGTCGTTGTCACGGTCCTTGCGCTCATGCATTCGCCCACCGTGGAAGCGGTACCGGGGACAAGAGAGGCTGACCCGGTGCCGATGGTCACGATTCCGGCTGGAGAATTTCTGATGGGCAATCCAGAAGGAAAAGGCCGAGCAGATGAATCGCCGCAACGATCCGTGTATCTGGACGAGTATGCGATCGATCAAGTCGAAGTCACGAATGAACGCTATATGGCCTTTGTGAAATCCATCGGCCATCGCACACCACCCAATCCCTATGGCACCGGGACCCTCCAATCCATCGAGGGTATTGAGCAACTTCCGGTGGTCCAGACGACCTGGTACGACGCAAAGGCCTATTGTAGCTGGGCGAAGAAACGGCTGCCGACGGAGGCAGAGTGGGAGAAGGCCGCGCGCGGGACTGACGGCCGTCTCTACCCCTGGGGAAATCAACTGCCCACGGCGACGCGGGCGAACTTTGATCGAGAGTGGGAGGACGAGCAGACCCTGCACGCAGTGGGGACCCTACCCGGTGGCGACTCGCCCTATGGGGTGAAGGACATGGCCGGGAATGCGCGCGAATGGGTGTCGGACTGGTACGACGCGGAGTATTACCAGCATGCGCCCAACCGGAATCCGCAAGGTCCCGACAAAAAGGGAGTGGTTCGGTCGATTCGTGGCGGGTCCTGGCATAGTCCCGCATCCGATATCACGACATCGGCACGAGGTCGCGGCGGGTTCGCGCTCCAGACCCACGGTACAGGCTTTCGATGTGTTCGAGGTCTCGCGACCAAGAACCAGAAGTAG
- a CDS encoding MerR family transcriptional regulator: MNTHRIHRVAKLTGLSKDVIRVWERRFGLLKPTRGANRYRNYSDEDVMMLRYLKEQLDGGASIGELAKLGREELITRARANTPRVAVVENMFGRLLQELVSTLNPLDRVTFEKRLNGAVAVVPFDEALNGILLPLQEQVGQLWHDGHVGIAVEHYVTSQIQQKIFSAMNQLPVAEFGATVVVACPPGEEHDIAALAVAYQCRARGCRVYYLGANVPIAALVKLCHEVKPDLTIISFPIVRAENKAAELIQALVQDVSPVSDVAVGGHGAIAIRDRFVTSGIEVLDDFSDLENRLNRLMRKPVLQR; this comes from the coding sequence ATGAATACTCATAGAATTCATAGAGTTGCTAAACTCACAGGCCTTTCCAAGGACGTCATACGGGTCTGGGAACGTCGATTTGGTCTCTTGAAACCGACCAGGGGCGCCAATCGATACCGGAACTATTCAGATGAAGATGTGATGATGTTGCGGTATTTGAAAGAACAGCTTGATGGAGGAGCTTCCATTGGAGAGTTGGCAAAGCTGGGGCGGGAAGAACTGATAACACGGGCACGGGCCAATACGCCGCGTGTCGCAGTCGTTGAGAACATGTTTGGGAGGTTGTTGCAGGAGCTCGTGTCTACCTTGAATCCCCTGGACCGCGTGACATTCGAGAAGCGATTAAATGGAGCTGTCGCAGTCGTGCCTTTCGATGAAGCCCTCAATGGAATCCTGCTACCGCTCCAGGAACAAGTTGGACAACTCTGGCACGATGGTCATGTGGGTATAGCGGTTGAACATTACGTCACGAGTCAGATCCAGCAGAAAATTTTCTCAGCCATGAACCAGCTGCCTGTGGCGGAGTTCGGAGCTACTGTCGTCGTAGCTTGTCCGCCAGGCGAGGAACACGACATCGCGGCGTTAGCGGTCGCGTATCAATGCCGGGCTCGTGGCTGTCGAGTCTATTATCTAGGAGCCAACGTACCCATAGCTGCACTAGTCAAACTCTGCCACGAGGTCAAGCCAGACCTTACGATTATCTCTTTCCCCATCGTTCGGGCTGAGAATAAAGCTGCGGAGCTGATTCAAGCACTCGTACAGGATGTGAGCCCAGTATCCGATGTGGCCGTGGGTGGGCACGGCGCAATCGCGATACGCGACCGATTCGTGACCTCTGGCATCGAGGTTCTTGACGACTTCAGCGACCTGGAGAATCGATTGAATCGATTGATGCGAAAACCCGTGTTGCAGCGCTGA
- a CDS encoding SUMF1/EgtB/PvdO family nonheme iron enzyme, which produces MRRSKIGQFILVIVSSLTLAGHAASSAQLMPLDPVPPSYADKRMPAGWWTDSKIVKEGRDIYFGEAVPLVACHSCHGQDGQPVSSGGGLRDQHNTSRFSDSYWYWRVAEGIPKTPMMPWKALLSEDQIWKVIAFIHTFSHKGKPSQHTDYKAAAGPKKVTVKDLAPMMLVPAGDFTMGSNEGTDHEKPEHRVFLDAYYMDVHEVTVGQYGEFLEANSFDPPPSWTTMAQPSYENRPVVNVDWKDANSYCKWAGKRLPTEAEWEKAARGTDGALYPWGNDPPNPQRANYGREKWDNHAALVPVAELKDGQSPYGIFDLAGNVAEWVSDWYDPDYYADSSSNNPQGPETGKYKVLRGGSWDGAPETLRSSRRDFNIPSTTDYDSPAYRNFNSGFRCASNP; this is translated from the coding sequence ATGAGAAGAAGCAAGATCGGACAATTCATCCTCGTCATCGTATCAAGCCTCACGCTGGCTGGACACGCAGCCTCATCGGCACAACTCATGCCATTGGATCCAGTTCCACCCTCCTATGCAGACAAACGGATGCCAGCCGGCTGGTGGACCGACTCAAAGATCGTTAAGGAGGGAAGAGACATCTATTTTGGTGAAGCCGTCCCACTGGTCGCCTGTCACTCTTGCCATGGTCAGGATGGACAACCGGTAAGCAGTGGAGGAGGTCTCCGCGATCAGCACAATACAAGCCGTTTCTCAGACAGCTACTGGTACTGGCGCGTGGCAGAGGGGATTCCCAAAACGCCAATGATGCCTTGGAAAGCGCTCCTTTCAGAAGACCAGATCTGGAAAGTGATCGCGTTCATCCATACCTTCTCTCACAAGGGTAAACCTTCGCAACACACGGATTATAAGGCAGCGGCAGGACCCAAGAAGGTCACCGTCAAAGATCTGGCCCCGATGATGCTCGTACCAGCGGGCGACTTTACGATGGGGAGCAACGAAGGAACTGACCATGAGAAGCCCGAGCACAGAGTTTTTCTCGACGCGTATTACATGGACGTGCACGAAGTGACGGTCGGGCAATATGGGGAGTTTCTAGAAGCCAACAGCTTTGACCCTCCGCCGTCGTGGACAACTATGGCCCAGCCTTCCTATGAGAACCGCCCAGTTGTCAATGTCGATTGGAAGGATGCGAACAGCTATTGCAAGTGGGCTGGCAAGCGGCTTCCGACAGAAGCTGAATGGGAGAAGGCGGCACGGGGGACGGATGGAGCTCTGTATCCCTGGGGCAACGATCCACCAAATCCACAGCGAGCTAACTATGGGAGAGAGAAGTGGGACAACCATGCAGCGTTAGTGCCAGTGGCGGAATTGAAAGACGGCCAAAGCCCCTATGGGATCTTTGATCTGGCGGGAAATGTCGCGGAATGGGTGAGTGACTGGTACGACCCAGACTATTATGCCGATAGTTCGTCGAACAATCCTCAGGGGCCGGAGACTGGTAAATACAAAGTCTTGCGCGGAGGCTCATGGGATGGTGCTCCCGAGACCCTGCGCTCGTCGCGCCGCGACTTCAACATACCTTCGACCACCGACTACGACTCCCCAGCGTATCGGAACTTCAACAGTGGGTTCCGGTGTGCAAGTAACCCGTAG
- a CDS encoding SUMF1/EgtB/PvdO family nonheme iron enzyme, producing the protein MRSRTILQVAIGMLLALGAITATAAAMPTSDKDMVLIPRGEFTMGSNEHSDEAKHQVVLDAYLIDKFETSNGRYKEFMKSTSHPAPAYWDDPRLTKSNQPVVGVSWTDANAFCKWDGKRLPTEAEWERAAKGPDGDNHYPWGHKLDPKKANYGQNVGRTMPVDSYPEGVSGFGVYNMAGNVFEWVEDWYDLNYYKTSPAMNPRGADKGYNFANQGPVRVLRGGSWLAPETSLHTSHRFWNQPDNNSYGVGLGFRCAKSVQTVTDEAMQTGRDAFILALVAMGAEKHADAMASIEKALASDPENKEYLATRELIKNSMKKK; encoded by the coding sequence ATGCGGAGTCGAACAATCTTGCAAGTAGCCATCGGCATGCTACTCGCGTTAGGAGCCATCACCGCCACAGCGGCGGCCATGCCGACTAGTGACAAGGACATGGTGCTCATCCCGAGGGGTGAGTTCACCATGGGGAGCAACGAACATTCAGATGAAGCCAAGCACCAGGTCGTGCTGGATGCCTATCTGATCGACAAGTTTGAAACCTCTAATGGACGGTATAAGGAGTTCATGAAGTCCACGAGTCATCCTGCACCCGCATATTGGGATGACCCACGACTGACAAAGTCGAATCAGCCGGTCGTCGGGGTCAGCTGGACCGACGCGAACGCCTTCTGCAAGTGGGACGGCAAACGACTTCCAACCGAAGCAGAGTGGGAGCGAGCGGCCAAAGGTCCGGATGGGGACAATCATTATCCCTGGGGTCACAAGCTGGATCCTAAGAAGGCCAACTATGGACAGAACGTGGGCCGCACGATGCCGGTCGACTCGTACCCTGAAGGCGTGAGCGGGTTTGGTGTCTACAACATGGCCGGAAATGTATTCGAATGGGTGGAGGATTGGTATGACCTCAACTACTACAAAACCAGTCCAGCCATGAACCCGCGTGGCGCGGATAAAGGTTACAACTTTGCCAATCAAGGACCGGTACGGGTCCTGCGCGGGGGTTCCTGGCTCGCACCAGAAACCTCACTGCATACGAGCCACCGATTCTGGAATCAACCTGACAATAACAGCTACGGTGTCGGCCTCGGATTTCGTTGTGCGAAGTCCGTCCAGACAGTAACAGACGAAGCCATGCAAACAGGCCGCGACGCATTCATTCTGGCATTAGTCGCCATGGGCGCCGAAAAACACGCTGACGCGATGGCTTCCATTGAGAAAGCCTTAGCCTCGGATCCGGAGAACAAGGAGTATCTGGCAACCCGTGAACTGATCAAGAACAGTATGAAAAAGAAATAG
- a CDS encoding methane monooxygenase/ammonia monooxygenase subunit C, protein MASQERGYDISQWYDSRPAKLGWFGMLAIGVFWVVYQRTFGYSHGLDSMTPEFESVWMGLWRFNIVANAIFFAVAVGWIWVTRDRNLANLDPKLELKRYFYFMGWLVCYIWGVYYAGSYTLEQDAAWHQVIIRDTSFTASHIVAFYGTFPLYITCGVSSYLYAQTRLPLYSQATSFPLVAAVVGPMFILPNVGLNEWGHAFWFVDELFAAPLHWGFVTLGWCGLFGAGGGVAAQIVSRMSNLADVVWNNAPKSILDPFPSQVDPNAKPGY, encoded by the coding sequence ATGGCTAGTCAAGAGCGCGGGTATGATATTTCGCAGTGGTACGACTCGCGGCCAGCCAAGCTCGGCTGGTTTGGGATGTTGGCGATCGGCGTGTTTTGGGTCGTGTATCAACGGACCTTCGGGTACTCCCACGGGCTCGACTCCATGACCCCGGAGTTTGAGTCGGTGTGGATGGGGCTGTGGCGGTTTAACATCGTCGCCAACGCCATCTTCTTTGCCGTGGCGGTGGGCTGGATTTGGGTGACACGGGATCGCAACTTAGCGAACCTGGACCCGAAACTGGAGCTGAAGCGGTACTTTTATTTCATGGGGTGGTTGGTGTGCTACATCTGGGGCGTGTACTACGCGGGGAGCTACACCCTGGAGCAGGATGCGGCGTGGCACCAAGTGATCATCCGCGACACCAGCTTCACGGCGAGCCACATTGTGGCGTTCTACGGGACGTTCCCGCTGTACATCACGTGCGGGGTGTCGAGCTACCTGTATGCGCAGACGCGGTTGCCGCTGTACAGCCAGGCGACATCGTTTCCGTTGGTGGCGGCGGTGGTGGGGCCGATGTTCATTCTGCCGAACGTGGGGCTCAACGAGTGGGGCCATGCGTTCTGGTTTGTGGATGAGCTGTTTGCGGCGCCGTTGCACTGGGGCTTTGTGACGTTGGGCTGGTGCGGGTTGTTCGGGGCCGGCGGGGGCGTGGCGGCACAGATTGTGAGCCGCATGTCGAACCTGGCGGACGTGGTCTGGAACAATGCACCGAAGAGCATCCTGGATCCGTTCCCCAGCCAGGTGGATCCGAATGCGAAGCCTGGCTACTGA
- a CDS encoding RNA-binding protein, whose protein sequence is MGSKLYVGGLPYSVTEQQLTETFGAHGTVASAKIIADKFTGQSRGFGFVEMSSDAEAQAAITALHGSDMGGRTLTVNEAKPMESRSGGGGGGFGGRGGGGGKRDRW, encoded by the coding sequence ATGGGTTCAAAGCTTTACGTCGGTGGGTTACCGTATTCGGTGACCGAGCAGCAATTGACTGAAACATTCGGGGCACATGGTACGGTGGCCTCTGCAAAGATCATCGCAGACAAGTTCACGGGCCAGTCGCGTGGATTTGGTTTCGTGGAGATGTCCTCAGATGCTGAGGCGCAAGCCGCGATTACGGCGCTTCATGGCTCGGACATGGGGGGCCGCACACTCACGGTCAATGAAGCGAAACCGATGGAATCACGTTCCGGTGGTGGCGGCGGTGGATTCGGTGGTCGTGGGGGTGGTGGTGGAAAGCGCGATCGCTGGTAA
- a CDS encoding MoaD/ThiS family protein, protein MVIIVLTGQLQTFDGERDLACEIDQSMSIRQLIQRQGIQLRHLLQLLREKKVLVTINKRIASDDSMVHDGDTIRLIGHDGMGGSGLGPTHS, encoded by the coding sequence ATGGTGATAATCGTCCTGACAGGACAACTTCAGACTTTTGACGGGGAGCGTGATCTAGCCTGTGAGATCGATCAATCGATGTCCATTCGGCAGCTGATTCAACGGCAGGGAATTCAACTTCGACATCTCCTTCAGCTGCTTCGAGAAAAGAAGGTGTTGGTGACGATCAACAAGCGAATCGCCAGCGATGATTCGATGGTTCATGATGGGGACACCATCCGCCTCATCGGGCACGATGGGATGGGGGGCAGTGGACTTGGGCCTACTCACTCATAA
- a CDS encoding DUF1566 domain-containing protein, producing MPNKWLFRSAMVAIIAASFLLGSQLLTRPLAQKEVVIADIVHNWQEAHPATNRFVVLPDFNNEAVLDTDTELIWEIAPKPTPITWNEARTTCSTRSTGGQKGWRLPAPIEMRSLVGPAVDSPIPNIPPGHPFVNIQPTSYWSVVPESHQPTYAKYVDAFLGNVLSFVQIYTFPAWCVRGPIDQDHRHPGP from the coding sequence ATGCCCAATAAATGGTTATTTCGCTCCGCCATGGTGGCCATCATTGCAGCCTCCTTCCTTTTGGGCTCTCAACTCTTGACCCGCCCACTGGCTCAAAAGGAAGTCGTCATTGCCGACATCGTCCATAACTGGCAAGAAGCGCATCCAGCCACAAACCGCTTTGTGGTTCTGCCCGATTTCAACAACGAAGCCGTTCTCGACACTGATACAGAATTAATATGGGAGATCGCCCCCAAACCGACCCCGATAACCTGGAACGAAGCCCGTACTACATGCTCGACCAGAAGCACTGGAGGCCAAAAAGGGTGGCGCCTCCCTGCACCGATTGAAATGCGCAGCCTTGTGGGGCCAGCAGTTGATTCTCCCATCCCTAACATCCCACCGGGTCATCCGTTTGTGAATATTCAGCCTACCTCTTATTGGTCAGTAGTCCCAGAAAGTCACCAACCAACCTATGCAAAATATGTCGACGCGTTCCTCGGCAATGTCCTCAGCTTCGTTCAGATCTATACCTTTCCGGCTTGGTGCGTTCGTGGACCAATTGACCAGGATCACAGGCACCCTGGGCCGTAA
- the rfbC gene encoding dTDP-4-dehydrorhamnose 3,5-epimerase: MRVTQIGIPGVLLFEPTILSDHRGVFLEVYHEERYRHAGIRERFVQDNYSRSVCKTLRGLHFQEPQAQGKLVMALEGTVYDVVVDIRKGSPSFGKWYSVELSGDNLRQMYIPPGCAHGFCVTSATASFLYKCTAYYSPECDRGILWNDQALGIQWPINEPILSSKDQRLPTLNAMGSELPVYGTLA; encoded by the coding sequence ATGCGTGTGACGCAGATTGGAATTCCTGGTGTGCTCTTGTTTGAACCTACTATTCTCTCCGATCACCGTGGGGTTTTCCTGGAGGTCTACCACGAGGAGCGGTATCGGCATGCGGGCATCCGCGAACGTTTCGTTCAAGATAACTATTCACGATCAGTGTGCAAGACTCTCCGGGGACTCCATTTCCAAGAGCCACAGGCCCAAGGGAAACTTGTCATGGCCCTTGAGGGAACTGTCTACGATGTAGTTGTCGATATCCGCAAAGGCTCGCCATCATTCGGCAAGTGGTATAGTGTGGAGTTATCGGGAGACAACCTTCGGCAGATGTATATCCCTCCAGGCTGCGCTCACGGTTTCTGCGTCACGAGTGCCACCGCATCATTTTTATACAAGTGCACCGCCTATTATTCGCCAGAATGTGATCGCGGAATTCTATGGAACGACCAGGCCTTGGGGATTCAGTGGCCTATCAACGAGCCGATTCTCTCCTCCAAAGACCAACGCCTCCCCACGCTCAACGCGATGGGTTCGGAGCTGCCCGTCTATGGAACGCTAGCCTAG
- a CDS encoding SUMF1/EgtB/PvdO family nonheme iron enzyme produces the protein MRTTQTSVIAALLVAFTTATPTVRAEEHLPPKDMAYIGQGGSVMGVDREDPSATGKKPTLYERRMKTPWSADALNDESPAHMVFLDPYYINTYEVSNKDYGEFIKATGYPAPAYWDDPRLNTPQLPVVGVNWEDARAFCDYRGKRLPTEAEWEKAARGPDGNLYPWGNAFDPAKVNYGKKHDATMPVDSYPEGASYYGLHHMAGNVFEWVSDWYDPRYYGRLETSVNPGGPAQPLWMGGTGTYVDRLTVGEKRVIRGGSWIAPEGTTRTTHRFWNHPLNNSYGVGLGFRCATTAPPELSQRIKEAAILTYVEMGREHFAEAQEALAHGLALDPRNRELLDLRQLIEQSMKRP, from the coding sequence ATGCGGACAACACAAACCAGTGTGATCGCGGCGCTGCTAGTCGCATTTACAACAGCGACCCCGACAGTCCGTGCCGAAGAGCACCTGCCACCAAAGGACATGGCGTATATCGGGCAGGGAGGATCGGTGATGGGGGTCGACCGGGAAGATCCCTCGGCCACGGGCAAGAAGCCTACGCTATACGAACGACGCATGAAGACACCCTGGTCCGCTGACGCACTGAACGACGAAAGTCCGGCTCATATGGTGTTCTTGGATCCGTACTACATTAATACGTATGAGGTCTCGAACAAAGACTATGGTGAATTCATCAAGGCAACAGGCTACCCAGCTCCGGCCTACTGGGACGATCCCCGTTTAAATACGCCTCAGCTGCCCGTCGTCGGGGTCAATTGGGAGGACGCGAGAGCCTTCTGCGACTATCGCGGCAAACGGCTGCCGACGGAAGCAGAGTGGGAAAAGGCCGCCCGAGGGCCAGATGGTAATCTCTATCCCTGGGGCAACGCGTTTGATCCAGCGAAAGTCAATTATGGGAAAAAGCACGATGCCACCATGCCCGTTGATTCATACCCAGAAGGAGCCAGCTATTATGGCCTACACCACATGGCCGGTAATGTCTTCGAGTGGGTCTCAGATTGGTACGACCCCCGCTACTATGGTCGGCTTGAAACGAGCGTGAATCCTGGCGGGCCGGCTCAACCCTTGTGGATGGGTGGAACCGGAACGTACGTGGATCGTCTGACCGTCGGCGAGAAGCGCGTCATTCGCGGTGGCTCCTGGATCGCCCCAGAAGGGACAACAAGGACAACCCACCGATTCTGGAATCATCCACTCAATAACAGCTACGGCGTGGGTCTGGGATTCCGCTGCGCGACAACTGCGCCACCAGAACTTTCTCAACGCATCAAGGAGGCCGCCATCTTGACCTACGTGGAAATGGGTCGAGAACACTTCGCAGAAGCCCAGGAGGCCCTCGCTCATGGACTAGCCCTTGACCCAAGGAATAGGGAGCTCCTAGACCTTCGACAATTGATTGAGCAATCGATGAAGCGACCGTGA
- a CDS encoding HU family DNA-binding protein — protein sequence MAKSMTKSQIADHLAGKAGITKKGAVQILDDLAALAYREAKNVFTVPGIGKLKLANRKARIGRNPQTGEEIKIPAKRVVKFRVAKAAKDAILGKK from the coding sequence CAAAGTCGCAGATCGCAGATCATCTCGCCGGAAAAGCCGGCATCACGAAGAAAGGCGCCGTGCAGATCCTTGATGATCTGGCTGCCTTGGCCTATCGAGAGGCGAAGAACGTGTTTACCGTACCTGGTATCGGTAAGCTCAAGCTCGCCAACCGCAAGGCGCGTATCGGCCGTAACCCGCAGACGGGTGAAGAGATCAAGATTCCAGCTAAGCGCGTCGTGAAGTTCCGCGTGGCTAAAGCTGCCAAGGATGCAATTCTCGGGAAAAAGTAA